The sequence AGTGTCACCCAACCTATTTTTGAACTGCTCCCCGCCCCTCATTTTCAAAGGCTTTCCTATCCGGTTTGCACCCCCCTGGTAGAAGCTGCTTGCCAAAGAGAGGACTTCCCCCATATTCGCCGCCCCTTATGGACATTTTGATTGGCATTCTCACGGTAGTCGAAGTCCTCGTCTGCCTTCTCCTCATCCTCGTCGTTCTCATGCAGCGTCCGCGGCAAGAAGGCCTTGGTGCATCTTTCGGAGATGGCATGATGTCTCAAATCGCCGGAGCGCAAACCACCAACGTGCTTCAGAAGTTCACGGTGTATTTGGCAGTGGGCCTGTTCATCTTGACCCTGAGCTTGGCCATGCTGGTGACACGCAAACAATCCTCCCGCGCTAACACGCAACTTTTCTCCGCCCCTGCCCCAGCCGCCGTGGAAGCCCCCAAAGTGGAAGAAAAACCTGCCGCTCCTGCTCCAGCAGCCCCTGCTGAGGCGCCCAAGTCTGGCGAGGCCAAGCCTGCTGTGGAAACCAGTCCGCCCACTAAGCCCCTCCAGGAAGCCGTGAAAAAGGAAGCTGCCCCAGCCGCTCCTGCGGAGAAAAAGGCGGAAGCACCAGCTCCTGCTAAGCAAGAAGAGCCTAAGTCCGCTCCGGCGGCACCTGCCCCAGCCCCCGCACCAGCAGTTCCGGCCCCGACTCCAGCTCCAGCGCCAGCCGCCCCTGCGACGACACCCGCTCCTGCTCCAGCGGCCCCTGCAGCACCTGCCACCAACCCTTAAACCAAAGGCTCCTTTTCCGAGTCTCAACCAACCACCCTCTGACCGCCCCATGACGAACGGCGGCCCAGCCTTTACCTTCAGCCCCCCACGCCCAGTCTCCTGGTGTG is a genomic window of Prosthecobacter debontii containing:
- the secG gene encoding preprotein translocase subunit SecG yields the protein MDILIGILTVVEVLVCLLLILVVLMQRPRQEGLGASFGDGMMSQIAGAQTTNVLQKFTVYLAVGLFILTLSLAMLVTRKQSSRANTQLFSAPAPAAVEAPKVEEKPAAPAPAAPAEAPKSGEAKPAVETSPPTKPLQEAVKKEAAPAAPAEKKAEAPAPAKQEEPKSAPAAPAPAPAPAVPAPTPAPAPAAPATTPAPAPAAPAAPATNP